In a single window of the Manis pentadactyla isolate mManPen7 chromosome 15 unlocalized genomic scaffold, mManPen7.hap1 SUPER_15_unloc_1, whole genome shotgun sequence genome:
- the LOC118932709 gene encoding zinc finger protein 805-like — MAAAWMDPAQVSVTFDDVAVTFTREEWGQLDPAQRTLYQEVMLENCGLLVSLGCPVPGPELMYQLEHGQWLWPLKKGLPQSACAGDKEKLKTTETTTCKPALSEGTSRQEQLSEEAPGNSQVGQTEDQNGPLEMQERHLEPEIDPQKEKLPGKASSEHGGLGTTDGVCSVVVPEPVPPGHAVDDHDSCGSGKDPVMQEEENTFKCNECGKFFNKKRLLARHERIHSGVKPYECTECGKTFSKSTYLLQHHMVHTGEKPYKCMECGKAFNRKSHLTQHQRIHSGEKPYKCSECGKAFTHRSTFVLHNRSHTGEKPFVCKECGKAFRDRPGFIRHYIIHSGENPYECFECGKVFKHRSYLMWHQQSHTGEKPYECSECGKAFCESAALIHHYVIHTGEKPFECLECGKAFNHRSYLKRHQRIHTGEKPYVCTECGKAFTHCSTFILHKRAHTGEKPFECKECGKAFSNRADLIRHFSIHTGEKPYECMECGKAFNRRSGLTRHQRIHSGEKPYECLECGKSFCWSTNLIRHSIIHTGEKPYECSECGKAFSRSSSLTQHQRIHTGRNPVSVTDMGRPFTSGQSSVNLQELLLGKDFLNVTTEETSYSESDHSYQRETPQFSSL, encoded by the exons ATGGCGGCGGCGTGGATGGACCCGGCGCAG GTGTCCGTGACCTTCGATGATGTGGCCGTGACCTTTACCCGGGAGGAGTGGGGGCAGCTGGACCCAGCCCAGAGGACCCTCTACCAGGAGGTGATGCTGGAAAACTGTGGGCTCCTGGTGTCCCTGG GCTGTCCTGTCCCCGGACCTGAGCTGATGTACCAGCTGGAGCACGGGCAGTGGCTGTGGCCGCTGAAGAAAGGCCTCCCTCAAAGCGCCTGTGCAG gtgacaaagaaaaacttaagactACAGAAACTACCACTTGTAAGCCAGCCCTGTCTGAGGGAACCTCACGCCAGGAACAACTATCAGAAGAAGCTCCAGGGAACTCCCAGGTGGGCCAAACCGAGGATCAGAATGGGCCATTGGAGATGCAAGAAAGACACTTGGAACCAGAAATAGACCCCCAGAAGGAGAAGCTCCCTGGGAAGGCGAGCTCTGAACATGGTGGCTTAGGGACAACGGATGGTGTGTGTTCAGTGGTTGTCCCAGAGCCAGTCCCCCCAGGACATGCTGTTGATGACCATGACTCATGTGGATCAGGTAAAGATCCCGTGATGCAGGAAGAGGAAAATACCTTTAAATGCAATGAATGTGGGAAATTTTTTAACAAGAAACGCCTCCTTGCTCGACATGAGAGGATTCACTCTGGAGTTAAGCCCTATGAATGCACAGAGTGTGGGAAAACATTTAGTAAGAGCACTTACCTTCTTCAGCACCACATGGTCCACACAGGGGAGAAGCCCTATAAGTGCATGGAGTGTGGGAAGGCCTTCAACCGCAAGTCACACCTTACACAACACCAACGGATTCACAGTGGCGAGAAGCCTTACAAGTGCAGTGAATGTGGAAAGGCCTTCACCCACCGCTCCACTTTTGTCTTGCATAATAGGAGCCACACTGGAGAAAAACCCTTTGTGTGCaaagaatgtggaaaagccttccGAGATAGACCAGGTTTCATTCGACACTACATCATCCACAGTGGCGAGAATCCCTATGAATGCTTTGAGTGTGGCAAGGTCTTCAAACACAGGTCATACCTCATGTGGCACCAGCAGAGtcacactggggagaagccctATGAGTGCAGTGAGTGTGGGAAAGCTTTCTGTGAGAGTGCAGCCCTCATTCACCACTATGTCATtcacactggggagaagccctTTGAGTGCCTCGAGTGTGGGAAGGCCTTTAACCACAGGTCATACCTCAAGAGGCACCAGCGCATTCACACTGGGGAAAAGCCTTATGTGTGCACTGAATGTGGAAAGGCCTTCACCCACTGCTCAACTTTTATCTTGCACAAAAGGGCTCACACTGGAGAAAAACCTTTTGAGTGCaaagaatgtgggaaagcctttagtAACCGGGCAGACCTCATTCGACACTTCAGTATCCACACTGGAGAGAAGCCCTATGAATGCATggaatgtgggaaggccttcaaCCGTAGGTCAGGCCTCACAAGACACCAGCGGATTCACAGTGGAGAGAAGCCCTATGAATGCCTTGAGTGTGGGAAATCCTTTTGCTGGAGCACAAATCTCATTCGACACTCCATCATACACACTGGAGAGAAGCCCTATGAGTGCAGTGAGTGTGGAAAGGCCTTCAGTCGCAGCTCATCCCTCACTCAGCATCAAAGGATTCATACTGGGAGAAACCCTGTCAGTGTAACAGATATGGGGAGACCTTTCACAAGTGGGCAGTCCTCAGTCAACCTCCAAGAGCTTCTACTGGGGAAAGACTTTTTGAATGTAACCACAGAAGAAACATCTTACTCAGAATCTGATCATTCATACCAAAGAGAAACCCCACAGTTTTCTTCCCTATGA